The following proteins are co-located in the Arvicola amphibius unplaced genomic scaffold, mArvAmp1.2, whole genome shotgun sequence genome:
- the LOC119805847 gene encoding LOW QUALITY PROTEIN: tyrosine-protein phosphatase non-receptor type 11-like (The sequence of the model RefSeq protein was modified relative to this genomic sequence to represent the inferred CDS: inserted 1 base in 1 codon; substituted 1 base at 1 genomic stop codon), giving the protein MASQRGFHPIITSVEAENLLLTRGVDGSFMTRPSKSNPGDFALSVRRNGAVSHIKVQNTGDYYDLYGGKKFATLAELLQYYMEYHEQLKEKNGDIVELKYPRNRADPTSERWFHDPLSGKEAEKLLMEKGKRGSFLVRGSQRHPGDFVLSVVTGDDKWKSNDGKSKVTHAMIXCQELKYDVNGGEYFDSLTDLLEHNKKNPIVETLGTVLQLKHPPNTTRINAAEIESRVRELSKVAETTGTVKQGFWEEFETLQKQDYKFLYSQKEGRRQENKNKNRYKNILPFDHTRVVLHDGDPNEPISDYINANIIRPEFETKCHNXKPQKSYIATQGCLQNTVNYFWRMVFQENSRIISMTTKEVERGKSKCVKYWPDEYALKDYGVMHVRNIKEIAAHNYTLRELKLSKVGQGNTERTVWQYHFQTWPDHGVPSDPGGVLDFLEEVHHKQESIVDAGPVVVHCNTGIGRMGTFIVIDILIDIIREKSVDHDIDISKTIQMVQSQRPGVIQKEAQYRFIYMAVQNRIQRLQHMIKEEHKSKRKGHEYSNIKNSLVNQTISGQSPMPHCTHIPPSAEVREVLGLEHSSLPCPMSIRSFQRTMNDSKKDDNDDSGIAPRGGTASPTGFSMKSSRHWQDMLTILSDPMPPLPGFRKFNSRFCQPSLPSLSRESSLQWAPVCVSQGEDHPSPAGTVVPGWLVKEKPGGQRQAEATARPDALLHPLITAGSQHGPSYESSNPQQPRSWGHQQLGPKTQGSFLLKWSLQAETGWPAAGSFCP; this is encoded by the exons ATGGCATCTCAGAGAGGGTTTCACCCCATCATCACTAGTGTGGAGGCTGAGAATCTCCTGCTAACCAGAGGAGTTGATGGCAGCTTTATGACAAGGCCTAGTAAGAGTAACCCTGGAGATTTCGCTTTGTCTGTTAGAAGAAATGGAGCCGTCAGTCACATTAAGGTTCAGAACACTGGGGACTACTATGACCTCTATGGTGGGAAGAAGTTTGCCACCTTGGCTGAACTGCTCCAGTATTACATGGAATATCACGAGCagctaaaagaaaagaatggagatATTGTTGAGCTCAAGTACCCACGGAATCGTGCAGACCCAACCTCTGAAAGGTGGTTCCATGATCCGTTGTctggaaaagaagcagagaaactgCTAATGGAGAAGGGTAAACGTGGCAGCTTTCTTGTTCGAGGGAGCCAGAGACACCCTGGTGACTTTGTTCTCTCTGTCGTCACTGGTGATGACAAATGGAAGAGCAATGATGGCAAGTCCAAAGTGACCCATGCTATGATCTGATGTCAGGAACTGAAATACGATGTTAATGGAGGAGAGTATTTTGACTCTTTGACAGACCTGCTGGAGCATAACAAGAAGAACCCCATAGTGGAGACACTGGGCACAGTCCTGCAGCTGAAGCATCCTCCCAACACAACTCGTATTAATGCTGCTGAAATTGAAAGCAGAGTTCGAGAGCTAAGCAAGGTAGCTGAGACCACAGGTACAGTCAAACAGGGCTTTTGGGAAGAATTTGAGACACTACAGAAACAGGACTACAAATTTCTTTATAGCCAAAAAGAAGGACggagacaagaaaataaaaacaaaaatagatacaaaaacaTCCTTCCATTCGATCACACTAGGGTTGTCCTGCACGATGGCGATCCCAATGAGCCCATTTCTGATTACATCAATGCGAACATCATCAGGCCTGAATTTGAAACCAAGTGCCACA TCAAACCCCAAAAGAGCTACATTGCCACTCAAGGCTGCCTGCAGAACACGGTGAATTATTTCTGGAGGATGGTGTTCCAGGAGAACTCTCGAATCATCAGTATGACCAcaaaggaggtggagagagggaagagcaaatGTGTCAAGTACTGGCCTGATGAGTATGCCCTCAAAGACTATGGTGTCATGCATGTTAGGAACATCAAAGAAATTGCTGCTCATAACTACACCTTAAGAGAACTCAAGCTCTCCAAGGTTGgacaaggaaacacagagagaactgTCTGGCAGTACCACTTTCAGACATGGCCCGACCATGGTGTGCCCAGTGACCCTGGAGGTGTGCtggacttcctggaggaggtccaccacaagcaggagagcatcgTGGATGCAGGCCCTGTTGTAGTTCACTGCAATACTGGAATTGGCAGGATGGGAACATTCATTGTGATTGATATTCTTATTGACATCATTAGAGAGAAAAGTGTTGACCATGACATCGATATTTCTAAAACCATTCAGATGGTGCAGTCCCAGAGGCCAGGAGTGATCCAGAAAGAGGCACAGTACCGGTTCATCTACATGGCTGTCCAGAATCGCATCCAGAGGCTGCAGCACATGATCAAGGAGGaacataaaagcaaaaggaaagggcACGAATATAGCAATATTAAGAATTCCCTGGTGAACCAGACAATCAGTGGCCAGAGCCCCATGCCACATTGCACTCACATACCACCCAGTGCAGAAGTGAGGGAGGTTCTGGGCTTGGAACATAGTTCATTACCATGTCCCATGAGCATTAGAAGTTTCCAAAGAACAATGAATGACTCTAAGAAGGATGATAATGATGACAGTGGCATAGCTCCCAGAGGAGGGACAGCATCTCCAACAGGGTTTTCTATGAAGAGTTCCAGGCACTGGCAAGACATGTTGACT ATCCTTTCAGATCCTATGCCCCCACTTCCAGGATTTCGGAAATTTAACAGTAGATTTTGCCAGCCTTCCCTGCCCTCTTTGTCTCGGGAGTCCAGCCTTCAGTGGGCACCTGTCTGTGTTAGCCAGGGAGAGGACCACCCCTCCCCTGCAGGTACTGTAGTCCCAGGCTGGCTTgtcaaggagaagccaggaggacagaggcaagcagaggcaacTGCAAGGCCAG ATGCTCTGCTGCATCCTCTGATCACAGCAGGATCCCAACATGGCCCTTCTTATGAATCCAGCAACCCACAGCAGCCCAGGTCATGGGGCCACCAGCAGCTTGGGCCCAAGACTCAGGGCTCCTTCCTCCTTAAATGGTCACTCCAGGCTGAGACAGGCTGGCCTGCTGCTGGGTCTTTCTGCCCCTAG